Proteins encoded within one genomic window of Kibdelosporangium phytohabitans:
- a CDS encoding isochorismate synthase: protein MHADVTAAAPAELLSDYQPGAFFLSSPAGVVLADEPSAVHTTIAAATQALQAAGGVLAGAIPFARTAPARLGLYSSVRHGQPWHMATPTLSPLDRPDFSGADDSRDVYVAGVRAALERIQSAELSKVVLARVLDLRSDRPVLTGKLLERLVARDPYGYTFATDVGAGSLVGASPELLVSRRAGLVTANPLAGSAPRHADPVQDGRNATGLLVSEKDRHEHEVVVKAVAAGLAPLCARVVVPPTPELLPTRTMWHLSTLIEAEPLPGVSALDLAIALHPTPAVCGTPTEPARALIGELEPFDRGFYTGLVGWTDAAGDGEWAIALRCGVVDGTSLRLYAGAGIVAGSDPDKELAETTAKFRTFLNAIGLGDLT, encoded by the coding sequence ATGCACGCCGACGTCACCGCGGCGGCTCCCGCCGAGCTGCTCAGCGACTACCAGCCGGGGGCGTTCTTCCTGTCGTCACCCGCTGGTGTGGTGCTCGCCGACGAGCCGAGCGCGGTCCACACGACCATCGCCGCCGCCACGCAGGCCCTCCAGGCCGCCGGCGGGGTCCTCGCCGGTGCGATCCCGTTCGCCCGCACAGCACCGGCCCGGCTCGGGCTGTACTCGTCGGTGCGGCACGGCCAGCCGTGGCACATGGCGACGCCCACGCTCAGCCCGCTGGACCGGCCGGACTTCTCCGGTGCCGACGACAGCCGGGACGTGTACGTCGCCGGTGTGCGTGCGGCGCTGGAGCGCATCCAGTCGGCGGAACTGAGCAAGGTCGTGCTGGCACGTGTGCTCGACCTGCGCTCCGACCGGCCGGTTCTGACCGGCAAGCTGCTGGAACGCCTGGTCGCGCGTGACCCCTACGGCTACACCTTCGCCACGGACGTGGGCGCGGGATCGCTCGTCGGCGCGAGCCCGGAGCTGCTGGTGTCTCGGCGCGCCGGCCTCGTGACGGCGAACCCGCTGGCGGGTTCGGCACCGCGGCACGCCGACCCGGTCCAGGACGGCCGCAACGCCACCGGCCTGCTGGTGTCGGAAAAAGACCGGCATGAGCACGAGGTCGTCGTCAAGGCGGTGGCCGCGGGCCTGGCGCCGCTCTGCGCCCGCGTGGTCGTGCCGCCGACGCCGGAGCTGTTGCCGACGAGGACCATGTGGCACCTGTCCACTCTGATCGAGGCGGAGCCGTTGCCCGGCGTGTCCGCGCTGGACCTGGCGATCGCGCTGCACCCGACACCCGCGGTCTGCGGGACCCCGACCGAGCCGGCGCGTGCGCTGATCGGGGAGCTGGAGCCGTTCGACCGCGGTTTCTACACCGGACTGGTCGGCTGGACCGACGCGGCGGGCGACGGCGAATGGGCGATCGCCCTGCGCTGCGGCGTGGTGGACGGAACCTCGCTGCGGCTGTACGCGGGCGCCGGGATCGTCGCGGGATCCGACCCGGACAAGGAACTGGCCGAGACGACCGCGAAGTTCCGCACCTTCCTGAACGCCATCGGCTTAGGGGACCTCACGTGA
- a CDS encoding (2,3-dihydroxybenzoyl)adenylate synthase, translating to MTDFVAWPPEFAERYRELGYWQGQTLGDFLAERAAEHGSRIAVVGGDNRWTYQQLDERATRMAHGLLALGIGKGDRVVLQLPNVAEFFEVVFGLFRIGALPVFALPAHRHSEIEYFCRFTDAVAYVIADKFGGFDYRTLAARIPGLRHVLVAGDPGEFQALDSVPADASGPLPDVRADEVAFLNLSGGSTGVPKLIPRTHDDYLYSVRESAEICGLTTESVYMATLPVSHNFTLSSPGVLGALHAGSRIVLTPAPSPDIAFPLIEREGVTITGVVPPIALLWMDSPARGRFDLSSMRLLQVGGARLADEAAKRVETELGCKLQQVFGMAEGLVNYTRDDDPWDLTTTTQGTPISPHDEIRLVDADDVEVAPGEVGQLLTRGPYTIRGYYRADEHNATAFTKDGFYRTGDLVRLLPSGHIIVSGRVKDQINRGGEKVAAEEVENHLLAHEGVHDAVLVGVEDPQLGERTCAFVIPRSPEPSPAELRRFLRERGLAAFKIPDKIELVDEFPYTGVGKTSRRALAQAIKEGLEAR from the coding sequence GTGACCGACTTCGTTGCCTGGCCGCCGGAATTCGCCGAGCGCTACCGGGAACTCGGGTACTGGCAGGGGCAGACGCTGGGAGACTTCCTCGCCGAGCGTGCCGCCGAGCACGGCTCGCGGATCGCCGTCGTCGGCGGGGACAACCGCTGGACGTACCAGCAACTGGACGAGCGCGCGACACGCATGGCGCACGGCCTGCTGGCGCTGGGCATCGGCAAGGGCGACCGGGTCGTGCTGCAGTTGCCGAACGTCGCCGAGTTCTTCGAAGTGGTCTTCGGGTTGTTCCGGATCGGCGCGCTGCCGGTGTTCGCGTTGCCCGCCCACCGGCACAGCGAGATCGAGTACTTCTGCCGGTTCACCGACGCGGTCGCCTACGTGATCGCCGACAAGTTCGGCGGGTTCGACTACCGGACGCTCGCCGCCCGCATCCCCGGCCTCAGGCACGTGCTCGTCGCAGGCGACCCCGGCGAGTTCCAGGCACTGGACAGCGTCCCGGCCGACGCGTCGGGCCCGTTGCCGGACGTGCGCGCGGACGAGGTCGCGTTCCTGAACCTCTCCGGCGGCAGCACGGGCGTGCCGAAGCTGATTCCCCGCACCCACGACGACTACCTCTACAGCGTCAGGGAAAGCGCCGAGATCTGCGGCTTGACCACCGAATCCGTCTACATGGCGACGCTGCCCGTCTCGCACAACTTCACGCTGAGCTCGCCGGGTGTGCTCGGTGCGCTGCACGCGGGCTCGCGGATCGTGCTGACCCCGGCGCCGAGCCCGGACATCGCGTTCCCCTTGATCGAGAGGGAAGGGGTGACGATCACGGGCGTGGTGCCACCGATCGCGTTGCTGTGGATGGATTCCCCGGCGCGCGGACGGTTCGACCTGTCCAGCATGCGGCTGCTGCAGGTGGGCGGCGCGCGGCTGGCCGACGAAGCCGCCAAACGGGTCGAGACCGAACTGGGCTGCAAATTGCAGCAGGTGTTCGGCATGGCGGAAGGACTGGTCAACTACACGCGTGACGACGACCCGTGGGATTTGACCACGACGACCCAGGGCACACCGATTTCACCGCACGACGAGATCCGCCTGGTCGACGCCGACGACGTGGAGGTCGCGCCCGGTGAGGTGGGTCAGTTGCTGACGCGCGGGCCGTACACGATCCGCGGCTACTACCGCGCGGACGAGCACAACGCGACCGCGTTCACAAAGGACGGTTTCTACCGGACCGGTGACCTGGTGCGGCTGCTGCCGTCCGGGCACATCATCGTGTCCGGACGGGTGAAGGACCAGATCAACCGCGGCGGTGAGAAGGTCGCCGCCGAGGAGGTCGAGAACCACCTGCTGGCGCACGAGGGCGTGCACGACGCGGTGCTGGTCGGGGTCGAGGATCCGCAGCTCGGCGAACGCACGTGCGCCTTCGTGATCCCGCGCTCGCCGGAGCCGAGCCCGGCCGAGCTGCGCAGGTTCCTGCGGGAGCGGGGATTGGCCGCGTTCAAGATCCCTGACAAGATCGAGCTGGTCGACGAGTTCCCGTACACCGGGGTCGGCAAGACATCCAGGCGCGCACTCGCGCAGGCGATCAAGGAAGGACTCGAAGCGCGGTGA
- a CDS encoding isochorismatase family protein gives MPGAADLPVNRVDWTLEPSRAVLLVHDMQNYFLRAFRRAASPMTELVANIRRISERGRELGIPVVYSAQPGGQSTDERGLQLDMWGKGIGADPQDAAIFAEVEPSEEDIHMTKWRYNAFHRTTLSTVLADNNRDQLVITGIYAHIGCMMTAADAFMRDIQSFFVADAVADFSRADHDMALRYVANRCGVVTTTGGLLSTWEGEEA, from the coding sequence ATGCCCGGCGCGGCCGACCTGCCGGTCAACCGTGTCGATTGGACACTCGAGCCGAGCAGGGCAGTGCTGCTCGTGCACGACATGCAGAACTACTTCCTGCGCGCGTTCAGGCGCGCGGCGTCCCCGATGACCGAGCTGGTCGCCAACATCAGGCGGATCAGCGAACGAGGCCGCGAACTGGGGATCCCGGTGGTCTACTCGGCTCAGCCCGGCGGACAGAGCACGGACGAGCGAGGCCTCCAGCTGGACATGTGGGGCAAGGGCATCGGCGCGGACCCGCAGGACGCGGCCATCTTCGCGGAGGTGGAGCCGTCCGAGGAGGACATCCACATGACGAAGTGGCGCTACAACGCCTTCCACCGCACGACCCTGAGCACAGTGCTGGCCGACAACAACCGGGACCAGCTCGTGATCACGGGGATCTACGCGCACATCGGCTGCATGATGACGGCGGCCGACGCCTTCATGCGTGACATCCAGTCGTTCTTCGTGGCCGACGCGGTCGCGGACTTCTCCCGCGCCGACCACGACATGGCACTGCGGTACGTGGCCAACCGCTGCGGTGTCGTCACCACAACGGGTGGCCTGCTGTCCACATGGGAAGGGGAAGAAGCGTGA
- a CDS encoding phosphopantetheine-binding protein has translation MIDEQKLRAQLADLLEIPADQLADDDNLLDHGLDSIRIMSLVDAWRESGVEVGFIELAEEPTLANWRALLAAQKSRTNGS, from the coding sequence GTGATCGACGAGCAGAAGCTCCGCGCACAGCTGGCCGACCTGCTGGAGATCCCGGCAGACCAGCTCGCCGACGACGACAACCTGCTCGACCACGGACTGGACTCGATCAGGATCATGTCCCTTGTGGACGCCTGGCGCGAGTCGGGAGTCGAGGTGGGCTTCATCGAACTGGCAGAAGAACCGACACTGGCCAACTGGCGAGCCCTCCTCGCAGCCCAGAAAAGCCGCACCAACGGCTCATAG